The Cydia amplana chromosome 1, ilCydAmpl1.1, whole genome shotgun sequence DNA segment TGATGCAGCAATGTTACCAGACAAGTAAGATATTTCTGCAGCAACTGTTGCTAGTTTTTCTGCATAATCCATATAACCtatggagtaaaattatttatattataggcATAAACTTCTATTTAAAGGAAACTCAAGAAAACGCATCAAACTGATATCAGCTTACTCAAAAGAACCCTAAGATTATGTTTAAGATCACTGAGAGAGCCTCGCACTGCAACCAGCTGATCCCAGTGTTGAGGAGGAGTGCTATCTTCTCCCCACTCTAGTGCTTGCTTCACTAAGCAGATTTCCTTGGACAGTGCTTCTCTTAATCTGGAACAGTTTTTATGTTGAGAACACTACATATAAGATATAATGAAGTTAATACAGAATTCTTAAAAAATGCTTAGGTATTGTATGAATGGTGCTATTGACCGAGCGCTAGCGAAGGTCTCACTTAACAATTACCCAATCTAACCTCTCACTCGTATCCTGTATAGCAACCATAGTCACAGTGAGTAGTTGGGTGGCAGCATTTACATTGACAGTAGTTGCCTGGCGAATGAGAAAGTCGTGGCCCAATTTCTCTTCATCCCAAATGCCTGGTTGCTCATCTTTTTGGTTTGCTTCGCAGCAGACTTGCGTAATAAAGGGTAATGTTACCGGCGAAACTATACGTAGTTTATGTTGAATCGTCCTATGCGCCCTACAAATTGTTTTTATAGTATTTAGTAGTCTACGTGTAAACATTTTCCTTAGGATTGGTATTTAACTGGTTTGAATGAAATTATTATATTCCATTGTTGTGTTTTTGGAAAGAATCCGCAGAGGACTGTTTGGTTTGTATTGTATAAATTGAATTGATTGGTAAGGTTATGTTATGGAAAATTTGACAGATGAATAGATGACAGCTGTCAAGAGTATGTTTCAGTCACGGTTTTAAACGCTCTGCTCTAATCAAATACCATAGAGAATATATTGTAGTCATATACATCCTCGGCCGAATctataaagccccctccacaatcgtgcgcgaagccgcgaatgcGAActcgcagatctgcgaaatatacttggtcaaccagatcttgacagtagaaaaaggcagcaaatttgaaaactgtaggcgcgcagggatatcgtcccatagaaaagttgaatttcgcgccttttttactgacaagatttggatGAGAAATAGAGATGCAAACAGACGAGGTTGCCCTTCGAGTCCTCGTGGTCCCGGAGAAGTCTTTTGTATTTTctgttattttacttttttgtcCTTAgaatatatgacaccgtaagattgtgaactcgttagtttataatctaacgtaggttaggttagattataatctccctaccgtcagtttataatgtaactagcgagattataatatgacgagtgtttacaattttacggtgacatatatatagatggtcaagcaaatcttgtcagtagaaaaaggcgcgaaattcaaattttctatgggaaaatacctcgcgcctacatttttcaaatttgccgcctttttctactgacaagatctgcttgaccatctataacagcggtcggcaaccttttagcagccaagggccacatagtggttaacgaagttgacgcgggccacactttgttaatatttatgactttatcggacaatgtcgtttgtcaatattacatacaaaatagccagggaggctcgcaggccacaagtgacaggttcacgggccgcatgcggcccgcgggccgcctgttgccgaccgctgatctatAATATAGTCCCCGAGGTAAAAATCTGTGTATGTATATGCCACGCCGACACGAGAGTCGCCAGACCAACGATTGTTACAATTCATGCATTAGTGATCTTCGCTATGCTAAGGATTTTAAAACATagctaaaacaatttaattcattgttttataattttattcctaattagatttttttctattttcaaaccgCTAATTAAGCTATCTTAAAATCGAAGGAAGAATAATCTCGCTGTCTCCTTTTGTCAGCTCTTATGTTGAAGTTCAGGCTAACAAGGTTGAggtctgttgctgctataagcCTAGTTGAGTCGAAATCCAAACTGTATACAGGCGAAGGCCTCTTTGAAGTGAAGTACATCTGAAAAAAAGGAAGTagaattaattttaatgtaagaaTTCTGAAACCTTTTGACCGCTACcactattttattataacacgCTATAGTTaactttattacaatgtat contains these protein-coding regions:
- the LOC134662760 gene encoding uncharacterized protein LOC134662760; translated protein: MFTRRLLNTIKTICRAHRTIQHKLRIVSPVTLPFITQVCCEANQKDEQPGIWDEEKLGHDFLIRQATTVNVNAATQLLTVTMVAIQDTSERLREALSKEICLVKQALEWGEDSTPPQHWDQLVAVRGSLSDLKHNLRVLLSYMDYAEKLATVAAEISYLSGNIAASDAICERIDHACRSCNAQKQQTHELQQESLELQQQAIVAAPQLQHKLGEQPSQAVKQ